AAATACACAATATTTAAAAGAACTTTTTATCGTTTTGTAAACGATGTTGTGATACGAAAATTGACATTAAATGTAAACGATGTTGTGAAACTTTTTTGTAAACAATGTTGTGAAACTTATCAACTAACAAATATTAATGATGGTTTACCCGCAGTAATGGACGCAGGTCCAATGGTTGATGGAAAAGGTGGTTGGGTAAGTATTGATGGTGAAAATTGGCTGCAATTGGCAGAGGTAGATAATAATTTTAACTGGATTATCCATGCAGTTTTATCTGATAGTGGCACTGGCATTGAAACAGAATTAGGACATTCTTCTTTTAATGCTTTTGGCGGAAATGGCATTATTACTATTGATAATGCTGAAGGAGCTATTGCTGAAATT
This DNA window, taken from Bacteroidales bacterium, encodes the following:
- a CDS encoding T9SS type A sorting domain-containing protein; this encodes MIRKLTLNVNDVVKLFCKQCCETYQLTNINDGLPAVMDAGPMVDGKGGWVSIDGENWLQLAEVDNNFNWIIHAVLSDSGTGIETELGHSSFNAFGGNGIITIDNAEGAIAEIFNLTGQLVKTVNLTKSTIVEVPEGIYIVRIENAVQKVLVQ